The Pseudomonas cavernicola DNA segment CAGCATTGAGGGCAAGAAGGTTCGTCTGCTCGGCAATACTCTTGATCACTCCAACTACTCGGGCGATCTGCCCGTAGGTGGCCTGAATGGCCGCCTGCTCGCGCTCACGCGCTGCTTCGGCCTGTTTCTCGTCACTGATATCACGTACTGCACCGATCACCCGCCGCAGCACGCCCTGCTCGTTGCGCAGGCATCGCCCACGCTCACGGAACCAGATGTCACCACGGTTCTTGTGCCGCATGCGGTACTCGACAACGTAGGACGAGTGGCTATCGTGGCTGCGCATCAGCTCATCGAAATTGCCCATGACCTGCTTGAGATCATCCGGATGGGCAATGCGGTTGTAGCTGTCCCAACCATCCGGAAGCTCCTGGCGGCTGTAGCCGACCAAGGCGAGGAACTGGTCAGTCCAACGTATTTGACTCTGCGGGTGCTCGGGGTCGCCATTGACTACCAACAGTTCCCAGCAGCCTTCGGTAAGGTTCTGTCGGGTCAGCGCCCAGACTTGCTCCTCCTGCTCCCACTCGACTAGACGCGCCTGTTGTTGCGCCAACAATTGCTGAGCATGCTCCAGCAATTGGTGCAGGCGTAACTGCTCGCGATTGCTGTCGTCCAACTGGCATCCCAACGCAGTCACTTGCTCGGCGTTGCAGCGCTCAACCTGAGCGGCCTGCTCTGCCTCGCGCCGCGTTAAATGCTGCCCCAGTTGCTCGAATGCCTGACGCAATTGCGGCTGTTTGGACAGGATGGTGACGGAGCCCAGATCCACTGGCTGTCCGCCCAGCAGCGCGCCAATCAACGCTGACAGTTCAGTCGCCAGTTTCGTGTTTGCATTGGAAAACCACATGGCGCTCACTCCTGGGTGCGCTACCCGCCGGCAGCGCACCGAGACACTTAGAAGGATTTGCTGACGCCAGCCACCACGGTGGCCGAGCAGACATCGTCGAAGCCCATGTAGTTGGCGCATTCGGCCTGGGACAGGTCGGTGTCGATATAACTCAGCGACCAGTTCAGGGCGAAGACCTCCTTGCTCAGCTTGACCTCCCATTCGTGGTAGCTGTCGCGACTGCTGCCGCTGCTGGAAATCCACACCGGGTCCTTGTAGTCAGCCAGGCCGTAGCGCAGGTCCAGGCCGACCGCGTAGGGCAGCACGGTGCCGTAGCCGACATAGCTGTAGAGCATGCTCTGGTCGCCAGCGATATCGTCGGAGTAGTAGCCGCCCAGGCGTGCGCCGTAGAGGTTGAGCTCGGCGAAGTACTCGCTGTAGTTGAGATCGCTCTGCTTGGGATAGGTGTACTTGTAGTAGGCGACATCCAGGGCGATATCGTCGGTCGCCTGCCAGTAGTAGCCGGCGTAGTAGTCCAGCTCCTGACGGGTCTTGCTGTCGAAGCCGAAGTCGACGTTGGAACTCCACGCCCCGGCATACAGGCCGCTGGAATGCAGCAGCGTCGCCGAGCCCTGCACGGCCGGATCGCCCTGGGTCTGCGAAATGCCGCGCGAACGGTAGTCGCTGAGCAGGCCGGCCTCCAGCGCCAGACTGAAATCATCGTTGAGGGTGATGGCCTGGGTCAGTGTCCAGGGGGCCAGAACGATGCTGGCCAAGCCGAGCGTCATCATGCGTTTCATCGGTGTCTCCGTTGTTGTTGTAGTGGATTGCTTGCGCCCGGCGCGGCGTCGTATCCCCCGTGCCGCGCCAGGTTTTCTCCCTCTGGGGAACGGTGGCCGCCGGCAAGCGCGCGGCCGCGGGTAGCGACCCGCGATGTGGGTCGGGCCGAAATTGCTTGGACTGACAGCGGGCGGCTGAGCCGCCGGGATTCAGTGCGACGCGAGTGGGGGCGTGGCGGGCGAGTTCATAGCCAGCGGCTGTCGCGGGTGAAGCCGATCGCCAGCCAGCGGTTGGGCCCCTCGCTACCGATGGCGCTGGCGATCTCGGCGCGAACGCCGTCCAGTTCGTTGACCGGCCAGTGGTTCATCGCCGCCGGCAGGAGGATATGGATCTCGACGAACAGGCCGCGGCCGACCTGGCTGACGCATTGGGAAAAGTCCTCGAAGCCGTAGCGCTGGCTCATCCGCGCCATCAGCCCGGCGATCTCGCCATCCAGTGCGGGCGGGGTGATGCGCAGGATCTGTTGGACCGCCTTGCACACTGTGCGGCAGGGCGCCGGAATCAGTACCAGGGTCAGCAGTGCCAGGATCAGCGGATCGATATAGGGCGTCAGCGCCGCATATTCGCTGCCCTGCAGCAGGTAGCCGATGCTGAAGGCGAGCAGCAGTGCCAGGCTGATGACGGTAGACATCAGCCAGCTGTGCAGATCCATCTGGATCAGGGCGGAGCGCAGGCGGCGATTGCAACGGCGCAGGTAGCCGTACATCAGCCCGGCGCCGAGCGCAGTCAGCAGCGCATAGACAATCGCATCGTCAAAGGCCAGCTCCTGTCCGCCCCGGATCAGGCCGTCGATCGAGTTGACCAGGGCGTAGACACAGAGGATCACCAGCACGCTGCCATAGAGTGCCAGCACCATCGGCTCGATATGCCAGTAACCCTGCTGGAAGCGCCGCCCGGGCTGTTTTACCAGCAGGCGGGACACCAGCAGGGCAAGCCCTGCCATGCACGAGTCGATGGCGTTGAACAGGCCGTCGAAGACGATAGATTGCGAACCGGCGTAGAGGCCGAAGGCGATACCGGTGCTGGCCAGCAGCACGGTGGCCACGATCGTCACCTGCAAGGCCCGCTGTTCAGTGGCCATTTTCTACTTGCTCCTGTTGCGGGTTGTGCACACGGCCGCAGGCCGGTTACAGGTCGAGGGTCAGGGTCGGGGTCAGGGCGCGGGAAACGCAGAGCATCATCACGTTGCCGCGCGCCCGCTCGCCTTCGGTCAACAGCGAGTCGCGGTGATCCGGTATGCCGTCCAGCACCCGCGTCTCGCACATGCCGCAGATACCCTGCTCGCAGGATGAGGCGACCTCGTGCCCGGCGGCGCGCAGGGCGGCCATGATCGAGCAGTCGTTGGGCACCTCTACTTCCCTGCCGCTGCGCGCCAGGATCACCTTCAGGGTTTCCCCCGTCGCCGCTCCGGGCGCCGGTGCCTCCGGGGCGAAACGCTCCAGGTGCAGACGCTCGCTCAGGCCGGCTTCGGCGAAGCGCGCGCTCAAGGCATCGAGCAGCGGCGCCGGGCCGCAACTGTAGACCTGCTGCCCCGCGGCAGCGGCGGCCAACACCGCGTCAAGATCGAGCAGGCCGACCTCGTCGGCCGGGAGGATTTCCACCCGGCCACCGCCCAGTGCTTGTAGCTCCTCGATAAAGGCCATGGAGCGCCGCGAGCGGCCGCCGTACAGCAGCTGCCAGTCGGCGCCGGCACGCTGTGCCGCCCGGGCCATGGCCAGGATCGGAGTGATGCCGATGCCGCCGGCGACGAACAGGTAAGGCCCGTCGGCCTGCAGGCTGAAGGCATTGCGCGGGCCGCGGATGGCCAGCTTCTGGCCGACGCGCAGGCTGCCATGCACTTCCTGCGAGCCGCCACGGCCCTTGCTTTCCAGCAGCACGCCGATGCTCAGGCGCTGGCGATCCAACGGATCGCCACACAGCGAGTACTGGCGCACCAGGCCGGAGGGCAGCAGCAGGTCGATATGCGCGCCCGGCGTCCATTCCGGCAGCGACGCGCGGTCGGTGGCCTGCAGCTCGAGGGAGATCACGCCTTCGGCTTCCAGCCGCTTGCTAGTGATCTGTACCTCGAACTGCGCAGTTAAGGCGCTCACGACGACGCCCTCTGCTCGTCAACCAGGCGTACCGGCAGCTGGTGGGCGCGCTCGATGAACTCGCGGAAGGCACGGCGGTAGTTGAGGGTGTAGAGGTCGGAAGGCACCGAGTGCTCGACGACCGTCGCGTCCCAGTCGATCTCGCGCGGGGTGATGGTGGCGGCCACCGGCAGATCCTCGAGATAGAGCAGTTCTTCGACACGCAGGCATTCCTGCAGGTCGCCGCCCTTGTAGTCGCGGTCGTTGGCCACGGCCCAGAAGATCTTCACGTGGTCGTAGGCTTCCGGGCAGGGGAAGCCGGCCACCACGCGCTTGCCCAGGCGCTCGTAGTCGTAGGTGATGGCGACCAGGCCCGGCGCGACTATGTGGTAGCCCATCATGCAGTCGCCGTCGCTGGCCCACTCGCCCCCGCAGGACTGCAGCGGCCGGTCCATCCAGATGTCCAGGCCCTCGCGGCGCACGTTCAACGGTTCAACGACCGGGTTCACATGGCCCATCATGCCGCGATGGATGTAAGCGAAGTGCGCCACGTCACCGAAGTTTTCGATGGCCACCGCCACGCCCGTGGGGGAATCCAGCGGCTCGGCGGCCAGCCACTTCAGGTTCAGCTCGCGCCATTCGGCCAGGTCATACAGCTCGAACAGCGGCTCTTCCAGGGCCGTCCAGACATGCCCGTAACGCTCCTTGCAGGCGTAGGTGCGGATGGCTGCGCCTGGGGGGATCTTGCATTGATCTTCAAGCGACGGCACGCGGCTACACTTGCCGGTCTGCGCGGAGAACTGCCAGGCATGGTAGGGACAGGCGATGTTTTCGCCGTGTACTTCACCCAGGGACAGGTCGGCGCCCCGGTGCGGGCAGCGCGCCGCCTGCACCACGGCCTGACCGGACTCGGTGCGGTACACCACCAGCTTCTCGCCGAGCAGGGTGGCGGACTGCGGCTTGTCCAGGTCCATCGAGCGGGCGACCGGGAACCATTGGCGGCGCATGGCCTGTTCAGCGCGCTGGCGCTGGGTAACTTGAGTAGTCATGGCATTTCCTCACAGGTTTTCTTGTTGTCTTAGATGCCGACCAGCAGCGCGCCGCCATTGACGGGGATGGCCTGGCCGGCGATGAACGCGGCCTCGTCGGAGGCGAGGAAGGCGACGGCCGCGGCGATCTCCTCCGGGTGCACCAGGCGGCCCAGGGGGATGTTGGCTTTCTCGGGCTCGATGTACTCGTCCGGCACCATGCGGGTGAGGATGGCGCCGGGGGTGATGGCGTTGACCAGGATGCCCTCGCCGACGAACTCCTTGGCCAGGGTCTTCATCAGGCCGAGCTGCGCCGCCTTGCTGACCATGTAGCCGTAGGAATGGCCGTCCGGCACCTGGCCCCACTGCGAGTTGATGAAGATCACCCGCGGCGCGCGGCTCTGGCGCAGGTGCGGCAGGGCCGCGCGGGTCAGGTACAGCGGCGCGTGCACGTTGATCGCCAGCAGGCGGTCGAAGTTGGCGTCGTCGGTCTGCTCCAGGCCGGTCATCGAATAGATCAGCCCGGCGTTGTGCACCAGGATGTCGAGGCCGCCCAGCTGCTCGGCGACGTGCGCCACGCAGCGCTCGGCCAGCGTGCGGTCGGTGATGTCGGCGGCCAGGGCGATGGCGCGGCCACCGGCCTCGGCGATTTCCGCGGCGGTGGCGCGGGCGACGTCCTCATCGATATCGACGATCGCCACCGCCGCGCCACGGGCCGCCAGCAGGCGTGCATGGGCACGGCCGGCGCCGCGGCCGGCACCGGTGATCAGGGCGACCCGGCCGCTCAGCTTCTGCGCCTCGGGCGACAGGCTCAGCACCGACTCGGGAGCCTGGCAGGCCAGGCTCTTCTGGGAATTGGGCATGGTTGTGCTCCTGACTCAGACGGTCTTGTGCGGCTCGGTGACGTAGAACATGTTGCCGTCCGGGTCGAACATCGGGCGGTAGCGGTAGTGGGTGCCGTTGGGGTGCTGCCACTCGATGGGTTCGGCGGTGACCCACTCGACCTTGCCGTCGAGGTAGGCGATGGCTTCGTCGAGGTTCTCCACCTCGAAGGCGAAGGAGTCGAAGCCCGGCTTGTCTTCCAGGTTCACCGCGGTGCGCCGCGCCACCGGGGAGTCGTTCTCGGTGTGGAACAGGTACAGGGTGACGTTGCCCATTTCGATGGCGGCCCAGCGCTCCTCGGCCTCGTAGGGCAGGAAGAAGCCCAGGCCGAGGGTGCCGTGGTAGAAGTCCACCAGGCGCTGCACGTTGTGGGTGAGGATATCCATGTTGTCGAGGCGTTTGAGTTTGAGCATGGGAATGGCTCCGCTTTTGTTGTCGTTGAGTTAGAGGTGGCGGCAGGAGCCGCCCGCCAGGGCCTGCAGGGTGCCGCCGAGCACGTCGAGGGTGATGCTGGCCAGGGTGGCGTATTGACCGGTCTCGGGCTGACCGGGAGCCGGGTGACAGCAGACCGCGCCGGTGCTGCCCAGGTGGCTGTTCAGCGCCGTGAGCAGGTCCAGCGCGCTGAGGTCAGGCTGGTTGCTCAGGCGGCGCACCAGCAGGTCATGCCGGATCAAGGTGTCCGGGTAGGCGCGCGGCTCGGTGTCGAAGGCACTGGCCGGGGCCGAGAGGAAATGGTTGGTGTGCACCAGCAGGCCGTCGGCCGCCGGGAACACCAGGCCCGGACCGCCCGGATGGATCTCCACCGACACCGCGCAGCTGGAATGGTCCACGGCGGCGATCAGGGTCAGCGAACTGGAGGCGGAAACCTCGGTGCTGTTGCACAGTTGCAGGGCCTGGTTGATGTCCGAGCAGCTGTCGAGGATCCAGCGCGACAGCACATGCACCGGCACGCCGATATCGCCGCCGTCGCGTTCGTGGTGAAGGATGTTGAAGTGCACACCCAGGCCACGGTTGTTGACCCCGGGCTTGCCGACGATGCCGTACTCGGTGACGGTGGTGGTCAGACGGCCGTCGGCGTGGGGAATCTCCCACACCAGCCACTGCTCGGCGAACTCGCTGTACCAGTCCCAGGTCTGCGCCGTCACCGGCGCGCCCCAGGGGTCGACCTTGACCACGGTGGAGCACTCGCCGCGCAGCGGTGCACCGAGGGCGGCGAGGATCTCGGTGCGCGCATTGATGGCACCGATGTAGTCGGCCTCGACGCCCGCGCCCTCGGCCATGCCAAGGATTTCCTGGTGCAGCGATGGCGCAAAGGCCTCGATGCGGGCTAGGGCCTGGGCGCCCATGGCGCGCAGATCGAAAGGCCTTGAGGCAACGCGGTCGAACAGCCCCTGGTAAGCCGCCACCGTGGCGCGGATCTTGGTGGCGAAGGTCTCGCCGAATTCGCGACCGCGGGCGGTCGGCTCGCAGACCGTGGAACGGAATACCTGGCTCATTTGCTCACCTGCTGCAGTTGCGGGGCCACTTGCTTGGCCACCTCGTCAAGGCGGGCGAACCACACATCGCCATCGCTGGCCATGCGCTCGACCAGGCGCTCCAGTTGCTCGAAGCGCGCGGCGCGGCCGATCACTTCCGGGTGCATGGTGAAGCTGGTGTGGCGGCCATCGCGGCGCGCCGACTCGTACTCCGCCAGCCAGCTGTCGAACAGCACGCGCGGTGCGGTGAAGTTGCCGCCGTTGTCGATGCTCCAGCCGAACATCGGCCAGTCATCCTGCGACCAGTGCACCGGGATTTCCAGGATCGAGGCGCCGTTCCACTGCTCGTAGTAGGGACGGTCGTCGCCCATGCAACTGGAGTCGTAGGCGAAGCCGTTGGCCAGCACCAGCTCGAAGGTCTCCGGGGTCAGCTCCCAGGACGAGGAACGGTAGCCGGCCGGCTTCGGCGCCCCGGCCTTGGCCAGGGCCTCCAGGCCCAGCTGCATCTCCTCGGTCTGCTGCTCGGCGCTGACCTTGTCGCTGCGCAAGTGCATATGGCCGTGGTGACCGATCTCGTGGCCTTCCTTGAGCAGCATCTCCACCAGGTGCGGGTGCTGTTCGGCGGTGTAGCCGGGCACGAAGAAGGTCGCCGGGATCTTGTGCCGGCGCAGCAGTTCGAGAATCCGCGGCACGCCGCGGGTCACGCCGAAGCGGCCCTCGGACAGGCTGGTCAGGCGGCGCGCGAAGGTCGGGCTGTCGCCCAGTAGGCCGGCCTCGGCATCCACATCGAAGGTCAGGGAAACGGCGACCGGTCTCTTGTTCGGCCACTGCAGCCGGGGGTTGTTGTCTGCACGCATCAGGCGCACTCCTGTTCGGGGTTTTCTAGCGGTTACGGGGCTTTGTGCGCGGCGCCGGACTCGGAGTCCTCGCGGTCCTGCAGGCGTCTGAGCCAATAGAGCGCCTGGGAGATGGTCAGCACGGCCACGGCGATCAGCACCTCCTTGAGGCCGCCATAACCGGTGATGGCGGCGCCGGTCATGCCGACCACCAGGATCAGCGCATCGAACAACGCCAGGGCGATGGCGATGCCGGTCCAGGAGCGCGACAGGCAGATCGGCCGCGGCGCGTCAGGACGATCCCAGCGCAGCATCACGTAGCCGGACACCGCCAGCAGGTGGGCAAGGATGTAGCCGACGTTGCCGGCGACGATGACCGCCAGCGGGTTGCCGACCAGCAGCACCATCAGGATGTTGATCAGCAGCTGCACGGTCACCGCCCGGGCCGGCACGCCGGCGCGGTTGAGGGTGCCGAACTGGCGGATGGTCAGGCCATCACGCGAACTCTGGTACAACGCCCGACCGGCATCGGCCGTGCCCATCACCGACAGCACCAAGATGCCGGCGATCAGCACCAGGGTGATCGGCGCCGCGCCACCGCCCATCAGCACTTCGGCGCCCGCCTGCAGGAAGCCGTAGGGCTTATCCGTAAGCACCTGCTCGCCGAGCAGGCCGGCCAGGCCCAGCGGGGTCAGGGTGAACACCAGCAACAGGATCAGCGCGGAGATACGCAGCGCCTTGCGGGTATCCGCCACCGTGTCGCGGAACTCGGGGATAAAGGAGGCCGCGGCCTCCACCGCGTAAGCCGACCAGGCCATGATGAACAGCCAGGCGAGGATGGTGCGCAGGCCCTCGACACCCTCGCCGGTGCGCCAGGTGAAGCTGCTGGTGTTCCAGACGTCGGCGGTGAGGAAGCTGGTGCCGAAGATCAGCACCGGGATCATCAGCAGCACGCCGGCCACGGTGAGGATCACCATGGTGAAGCGCAACTGGATCATGCTCAGGGCCCAGGAAATCAGCGCCACGCCGAGGGCGATGAACTGCGGCAGCCCCAACTGGATCGGCCCCAGGTTGTAGCTGAAGGTGACGTCCGGCCAGAACTGCTCGGAAAGGATCTGCGCCACCGCCAGGCCCCAGATCGCCGGGGCGGTGGCCCAGGCGAACCAGTAGGCGTAAGTGGCCAGCGGCCCCAGGCTGGGAAAACGCCGGCTCCAGGCCTCGTTGGCGTAGAGCGCGATGCCGCCGGACTTCTCACCAAACATGGCGCCCATTTCCGAATACAGCCAGTTGTGCAGCACGGCGACGGCCGCAATCACGGCCCACAGGGCGATGGCCGCCCAGGCCCCGATCGCGCCAATCGAATAGCCGAGGCCGACGAACAGGGCCGCGGGCAGGCTGAGGGTGATCGCCACCCCGTCCCACCAGCGAATGGTTTTAGCGAGTACCGCGGTCGGCTCGGTGCCGGGATTGGCCTGGTGCATCTGCATCGCCCTCATCTTGTGGTTTTGTCATGGGTGTCGATGAGCAGATCCTAAGACAGTTTTTTGCGCATGTGTATATTTTTATTTTCTATTGATACGCATTGCGCAACTTAAAACGACAATAATTACGCAAATATCAATTTCAGCGCATGACCGCAACAAGGCCGTGCCCAGCCGCTACGCGACGATCTGGCACGGCACTCGGGGGCATTTCAGGCGGAAAAAAAGGGGGGATGAATGGAGGACATCTGCCTCACAACAGCGCGCATTGCGCAGAGATTCAATTACTGAGCTGCGCATTGCGCAAATGGGGACGCATGCCACTGCAGGAGGCGCAGTGGCTCAGCGGGGAAGGCGGGGCGGGAAGGTATTAGCGGAGCGAAGGCCTGCTGGTCAGGAGGAGGATCAGCTCTCGGGCTCGATCGGCGGAATGGTGAAGCGGATCTTGTGCACCTTCACTTCCTGCAGCATCCTCACGTCGCGGATGCCCGGCAGGCTGCGCACCCGCTGCTGCAAGGCCCACAGGCTATCATCATCGCGGCACAGCACCTGCACGCAGATATCCGCAGTGCCCATGGTGGTCGACAGGTAGCTGACTTCCGGCCAGCGCCCCAGCGTATCGACGGCCCGTTCGTGATCTTGCGGCGCCACGTTGACGAACAACAGCGCCAGCTTGGCATGCCCCAGCTTGGATGGGTTAGTGAACGCCAGGATCTGCACGATGCCCTGGTCTTGCAGGCGCTTGACCCGCGTGCGGATGGTGGCCTCGGGAACCGAGAGGTTGCGCGCAACTTCGCGAAAAGCGCGGCGGCCGTCTTCCTGCAGTTCACGGACGATTTCGAAGTCCAGTGGATCGAGGGACGAAATAGACATGTTCAAGGCTTCCATGGGTTGACGCAGGGTTGCCCCACTCGCTAGGCGGCAGACAACCCCTGGGTTAAAAGCGGCTCAAAGGCTAGCAGATTCAGGAGTGGGTTATCAGGGGCTGGTCGCGAATCCCTGCGAGGCGGAGCCGGCAGGGACTACACATAAGCACAACGCATAACGCGCATCAGCGCCAGATAAATTACTAACTATGCGCAAAGTATAGTGTCTTTATTTGTTTATTGCGCAACAAATATCCCGTACATTCCACGCAAACCACTACGACTTAAGATCAATAGCAGCGCGATAGCTCCCATCCATGTGGAAGGGCACGGACGAGTGATCGTGGACGATGCGCCATCGCCCGTTCGTCTTCCGAAGACACATCGTAGTGCGGTACCAAAGATCCTGGTCTTCACCGCTCTGTCGCCCGCGCATTCGGTTTAGCGCTGATGCGAACGCCACGTCGCCGTCGACGGTGAGATCGACGTCGCGCGCACCGATCTGGATTGGCCCGTCCCAGCCTGCAAGCCATGTCGCGACGCTGTCGCGTTTCATTCCGCGGCGCCCTAGCGGCGGCGCCAGGTCGTAAATCACAGCGTCCGGCGCATAGGCCTCGACGATGGCGTCTGCGTCGCGGTCAGCATGCGCTCTTACCAATCGTTGGAAGAGCGCTTCTATCTCGGCTCTATCTGCTGTCGAATTCATCCCATTACACCATTTCGAGTGGTAGTGGCACCTAATGGTCGAACGACGCGATAGTAAATCGACAGGTATCATGAAGATATCTCGCATGGAGTGTCATTCCAGCGCCTAACGCCTGAGTTAAGGGGCAGCAAAAAGCGTAGCTTTTGGATGTTCCATTGAGCGAAGCGAACGACTTGAACCATGTGTTAGGTGCTTTACCTAGTGGCTGTAATTCGCTCATACACGACACCGCGCAAGGCAAGCGAGGGGTACGGCCGTGGTTATTCAGCAAATCACGGCGGCTCATCGCCTCCAGGCGGTGTCGGCAGCTGGTGAGCGCGTTCCGTTGCATTGCTCCGCCAGCGGCAAAGCCCTTTTGGCAACGCTCAATGCACATCAGCTTGCGCGCCATTTGAAGCTTGCGCTCACTCACCGGCTCTTCGACAACGCACAGTTGGCGACGGAGCTTGAGCAAGTCAGGCAGGAGCAGGTTGCATGGGACTTTGAGGAACATCAGATCGGGGTGTGCGCCTTGGCTACTGCGTTTCTCGATCTGCAAGGGAATGTATACGCACTTTCCGACAGCGCGCTTCACGGAGAAGATGCCGGAGCTGACACCTCCATTACTAGCTGCGCGCGAGAGTCTACAGCGCTTGGTAAGCGGTCGCGCACGCACATAGTCATTTCGGCTTTCATATCTGCGGGGAAGGCGGTCTCGCGTGTCGCCGCAGAAGGATGAATGCATGACGATGCCCGATGAGCGTACTAGATCCGTTATCCAGACACGGGAGTTCCTGGTGGACCTGAGCCGGGATTCGACTCTGCCCGAATCTGTGCGGGGCGAGGCACGGAGGCTTCTGCGTCACTTTCCTTCAAAGGATGATTTAATTTTGGCAGCTAGGCTCGAAGAGCAACACCCACTTGGGCCGGTGTTCAGCTCAACGATCGACGGGTGACAGATGCCTGCAAATCAGTTGCCTGAGCTTTTGTGGGCTGCCTTCTCCATTGGCCCTGTTAGGGGCGACCGTCTCCATTTCACGACCTTTCTCGGCCGCGCCCTCGAAGAAGATTATTTGAATCGCCCCTAGTTTCGTAGACACCTCCAAGCCTTAAACTCGGTCATCGACAGTCCGCAGCCGCTGCTGCTGGTCGACTTCCTCGCCAAAAACCTCGATGACTGACCCCGCCGGTCAGCCCACCTCATCTGGCAGAGGGATAGCCGAAAACTCCCGCACTGCGGGCGCTTGCAAGGCGCCGGCGAAGAACCTCGCGGCCTCGACATAGCGCAACGCCGACTTCGCGTCCTTCCAGCCGACGTAGCTCATCAAGGACTTCTGGTCCCAGCCGTTGCACGTCGCCCAGGTGGCAAAGCCGCGGCGTAGCGAGTGACAGCTGTATTGCTCACCGTCCAGCCCCGCGCGCTGCAGCGTCTGCCGCAGCAGCGGAATCACGCTGTTGGGGTGCAACGGCGTGACCTGCAGCTGCCCCCAGCGGTTGATCCCACGAAACACGGGGCCGAGGGCAAGCCCCGCCACCGCGATCCACTCCAGGTAAGCCTGCACCGGACACAGGCGCTGCAAGGCCGGCGCCGAGTAGCTGGTGCCGAGGTTGTCGCGATCACCCTTGCTCCGCGGCAGGAAGAGGGTCATGCCCTCCCCGGCTCGCGCCTGGATGTGCTCGACCTGCAGACGGCACAGCTCGTCACTGCGAAAGGCGCGCCAGAAGCCGAGCAGGATTAGCGCGCGGTCGCGCCAGCAGCGCAGCACCCGAACTGATGCGACACGTACCTTCTTCGAAAGACCAAGCATCCTGACCTCGATCGCCCGTCGAGCCGGAATACCACCTTGACTGGCTTGGTGATGACTCGTTTCACAGCCTGCTCCTTCTGCGCTCGGCTGAATGTTCGCTCCTTAACTGGCACTACCAAAGCCGTCTCCAGAGGCAAAGCGTCGGCAGCATTCAGCGGCAGTAATGCGCTTTCACCACCTTGGTGAGCTGGGTCGAAGATACTTTCCCGCTTTGTA contains these protein-coding regions:
- a CDS encoding TorF family putative porin — protein: MKRMMTLGLASIVLAPWTLTQAITLNDDFSLALEAGLLSDYRSRGISQTQGDPAVQGSATLLHSSGLYAGAWSSNVDFGFDSKTRQELDYYAGYYWQATDDIALDVAYYKYTYPKQSDLNYSEYFAELNLYGARLGGYYSDDIAGDQSMLYSYVGYGTVLPYAVGLDLRYGLADYKDPVWISSSGSSRDSYHEWEVKLSKEVFALNWSLSYIDTDLSQAECANYMGFDDVCSATVVAGVSKSF
- a CDS encoding cation diffusion facilitator family transporter; the encoded protein is MATEQRALQVTIVATVLLASTGIAFGLYAGSQSIVFDGLFNAIDSCMAGLALLVSRLLVKQPGRRFQQGYWHIEPMVLALYGSVLVILCVYALVNSIDGLIRGGQELAFDDAIVYALLTALGAGLMYGYLRRCNRRLRSALIQMDLHSWLMSTVISLALLLAFSIGYLLQGSEYAALTPYIDPLILALLTLVLIPAPCRTVCKAVQQILRITPPALDGEIAGLMARMSQRYGFEDFSQCVSQVGRGLFVEIHILLPAAMNHWPVNELDGVRAEIASAIGSEGPNRWLAIGFTRDSRWL
- a CDS encoding PDR/VanB family oxidoreductase — translated: MSALTAQFEVQITSKRLEAEGVISLELQATDRASLPEWTPGAHIDLLLPSGLVRQYSLCGDPLDRQRLSIGVLLESKGRGGSQEVHGSLRVGQKLAIRGPRNAFSLQADGPYLFVAGGIGITPILAMARAAQRAGADWQLLYGGRSRRSMAFIEELQALGGGRVEILPADEVGLLDLDAVLAAAAAGQQVYSCGPAPLLDALSARFAEAGLSERLHLERFAPEAPAPGAATGETLKVILARSGREVEVPNDCSIMAALRAAGHEVASSCEQGICGMCETRVLDGIPDHRDSLLTEGERARGNVMMLCVSRALTPTLTLDL
- a CDS encoding Rieske 2Fe-2S domain-containing protein encodes the protein MTTQVTQRQRAEQAMRRQWFPVARSMDLDKPQSATLLGEKLVVYRTESGQAVVQAARCPHRGADLSLGEVHGENIACPYHAWQFSAQTGKCSRVPSLEDQCKIPPGAAIRTYACKERYGHVWTALEEPLFELYDLAEWRELNLKWLAAEPLDSPTGVAVAIENFGDVAHFAYIHRGMMGHVNPVVEPLNVRREGLDIWMDRPLQSCGGEWASDGDCMMGYHIVAPGLVAITYDYERLGKRVVAGFPCPEAYDHVKIFWAVANDRDYKGGDLQECLRVEELLYLEDLPVAATITPREIDWDATVVEHSVPSDLYTLNYRRAFREFIERAHQLPVRLVDEQRASS
- a CDS encoding SDR family NAD(P)-dependent oxidoreductase, which codes for MPNSQKSLACQAPESVLSLSPEAQKLSGRVALITGAGRGAGRAHARLLAARGAAVAIVDIDEDVARATAAEIAEAGGRAIALAADITDRTLAERCVAHVAEQLGGLDILVHNAGLIYSMTGLEQTDDANFDRLLAINVHAPLYLTRAALPHLRQSRAPRVIFINSQWGQVPDGHSYGYMVSKAAQLGLMKTLAKEFVGEGILVNAITPGAILTRMVPDEYIEPEKANIPLGRLVHPEEIAAAVAFLASDEAAFIAGQAIPVNGGALLVGI
- a CDS encoding VOC family protein, which encodes MLKLKRLDNMDILTHNVQRLVDFYHGTLGLGFFLPYEAEERWAAIEMGNVTLYLFHTENDSPVARRTAVNLEDKPGFDSFAFEVENLDEAIAYLDGKVEWVTAEPIEWQHPNGTHYRYRPMFDPDGNMFYVTEPHKTV
- a CDS encoding C45 family autoproteolytic acyltransferase/hydolase codes for the protein MSQVFRSTVCEPTARGREFGETFATKIRATVAAYQGLFDRVASRPFDLRAMGAQALARIEAFAPSLHQEILGMAEGAGVEADYIGAINARTEILAALGAPLRGECSTVVKVDPWGAPVTAQTWDWYSEFAEQWLVWEIPHADGRLTTTVTEYGIVGKPGVNNRGLGVHFNILHHERDGGDIGVPVHVLSRWILDSCSDINQALQLCNSTEVSASSSLTLIAAVDHSSCAVSVEIHPGGPGLVFPAADGLLVHTNHFLSAPASAFDTEPRAYPDTLIRHDLLVRRLSNQPDLSALDLLTALNSHLGSTGAVCCHPAPGQPETGQYATLASITLDVLGGTLQALAGGSCRHL
- a CDS encoding polysaccharide deacetylase family protein; protein product: MRADNNPRLQWPNKRPVAVSLTFDVDAEAGLLGDSPTFARRLTSLSEGRFGVTRGVPRILELLRRHKIPATFFVPGYTAEQHPHLVEMLLKEGHEIGHHGHMHLRSDKVSAEQQTEEMQLGLEALAKAGAPKPAGYRSSSWELTPETFELVLANGFAYDSSCMGDDRPYYEQWNGASILEIPVHWSQDDWPMFGWSIDNGGNFTAPRVLFDSWLAEYESARRDGRHTSFTMHPEVIGRAARFEQLERLVERMASDGDVWFARLDEVAKQVAPQLQQVSK